The proteins below come from a single Azospirillum thiophilum genomic window:
- a CDS encoding site-specific integrase, translating to MPEGLRSRFVKRELVVSLRTKDRATAIVRGRRLSAVADRLFASAMTDTALTTDRINAIARDWLAKELDAAERDLEKVRAGETLYAAPDPEIEPIQADLTLLSDLIGDSREALAVNDYRQIEVVADELLAAGGLSVDRASDAYGRFCRTLLRAQVELLNQTKARRVGDYGHPARDPLFALPPAATAAAPPVDRTPQSMALAELVEVYAEAKVRDGEWKGRTLTNTKPKLTRFAEILNNKAVDDLTRDDVRDWRDALADMELSNNTIIQNFKYVNAMLNWAKIEGKCTIDSPLKGLAPKADDADRDAYTPADLKVLFHCPLYTGHWRADRRERPGGVLVKDHKFWLPLIALHSGLRAEEAAKLKVTDLRQIEGIWCFSVEDTKTAAGTRIVPVHPRLIRLGLLSHHEQVSKKGAGPLWPEIKPSADGRYSEKFCAWWSHFRHLVGLGRSGLKFHSFRHTFISSLQVAGVPETLSGQLAGHVVNVGITYGVYGGKLLSAPERLALIEKLDFGVDLSHLEPAG from the coding sequence GTGCCTGAGGGCCTGCGTTCGCGGTTTGTTAAGCGGGAACTGGTGGTGTCCCTGCGGACCAAGGATCGCGCCACGGCCATCGTCAGGGGACGGAGGCTGTCCGCGGTTGCCGACAGGTTGTTTGCCAGCGCCATGACCGATACCGCCCTCACCACCGACAGGATCAACGCCATTGCCCGCGATTGGCTGGCGAAGGAACTCGACGCGGCGGAACGCGATTTGGAGAAGGTCAGGGCAGGGGAAACCCTCTATGCCGCTCCCGATCCCGAGATTGAGCCGATCCAAGCCGACTTGACGCTCTTGTCCGACCTGATCGGGGACAGCCGGGAGGCGCTGGCGGTCAACGACTATAGGCAGATTGAGGTTGTGGCCGATGAACTCTTGGCCGCAGGCGGGCTGTCGGTGGATCGGGCAAGCGATGCCTATGGGCGGTTTTGCCGCACCCTCCTTCGGGCACAGGTGGAGTTGCTGAACCAGACCAAGGCCCGGCGGGTGGGCGACTATGGGCACCCCGCCCGTGATCCGCTGTTCGCCCTGCCGCCCGCGGCGACTGCCGCAGCCCCGCCGGTTGATCGCACACCCCAATCTATGGCGCTGGCGGAGTTGGTGGAAGTCTACGCCGAAGCGAAGGTCAGGGACGGGGAATGGAAAGGGCGGACCCTCACCAACACCAAGCCGAAGCTGACCCGTTTTGCCGAAATCCTGAACAACAAGGCAGTTGATGACCTCACTCGGGATGATGTCCGTGACTGGCGCGATGCGCTGGCCGATATGGAGTTGTCGAACAACACCATCATCCAGAACTTCAAGTACGTGAACGCTATGCTCAATTGGGCGAAGATCGAGGGGAAATGCACCATCGACAGCCCGTTGAAGGGACTGGCGCCCAAGGCGGATGACGCGGATCGTGACGCCTACACCCCCGCAGACCTGAAGGTGCTGTTTCATTGCCCGCTCTACACCGGCCATTGGCGGGCGGATCGGCGGGAGAGGCCCGGCGGCGTTCTGGTGAAGGACCATAAGTTCTGGCTGCCCCTGATCGCCCTGCATTCCGGCTTGCGGGCTGAAGAGGCGGCTAAGCTGAAGGTGACGGACCTGCGGCAGATCGAGGGCATCTGGTGCTTCTCAGTGGAAGACACCAAGACGGCGGCAGGAACGCGCATCGTCCCGGTGCATCCGCGGCTGATCCGGCTCGGCCTGTTGTCCCACCACGAACAGGTGTCCAAGAAGGGCGCCGGTCCCCTGTGGCCCGAGATAAAGCCGAGTGCCGATGGGCGCTATAGCGAGAAGTTCTGTGCGTGGTGGTCGCACTTCAGGCACTTGGTCGGGCTTGGCCGCTCCGGTCTGAAGTTCCACAGCTTCCGCCACACCTTCATATCCAGTTTGCAGGTTGCCGGGGTGCCGGAAACACTCAGCGGGCAGCTTGCCGGCCATGTGGTCAATGTCGGCATCACCTACGGCGTCTATGGCGGAAAGCTACTTTCGGCACCCGAACGCTTGGCCCTAATCGAGAAGCTGGATTTCGGCGTTGACCTCTCGCATCTGGAACCCGCCGGGTGA
- a CDS encoding recombinase family protein, giving the protein MLIGYARTSTLDQKAGIEAQVRDLQAAGCERLFQEQVSSVDVANREQLAIALDFIREGDALVVTKLDRLARSVAHLMTILDALKAKGASLRILNMGIDTSTPTGKLMLTVLSGVAEFERDIMLERQREGIAKAKAEGKYKGRKPTAQAKAEDVMALKAEGLGATEIAKRLGIGRASVYRILGADA; this is encoded by the coding sequence ATGTTGATCGGCTACGCTCGCACCAGCACCCTTGACCAGAAAGCCGGCATTGAGGCACAGGTCCGCGACCTTCAGGCGGCGGGGTGCGAGCGGCTATTTCAGGAACAGGTATCGTCGGTGGACGTGGCGAACCGGGAACAGCTTGCCATTGCCCTCGACTTCATTCGGGAAGGGGATGCCCTCGTAGTGACGAAGCTCGACCGCTTGGCCCGCTCCGTCGCCCACCTGATGACGATCCTCGACGCCCTGAAGGCCAAGGGCGCATCCTTGCGCATCCTGAACATGGGTATCGACACCAGCACCCCCACCGGCAAGCTGATGCTGACCGTCCTTAGCGGCGTAGCGGAATTTGAGCGGGATATCATGCTTGAACGCCAGCGCGAGGGCATCGCCAAGGCCAAGGCTGAGGGGAAATACAAGGGCAGGAAGCCCACGGCACAGGCCAAGGCCGAAGACGTGATGGCCCTGAAGGCGGAAGGGCTAGGGGCAACGGAGATTGCCAAGCGGCTCGGGATCGGCCGTGCGAGCGTCTACCGCATCCTTGGTGCCGATGCGTGA